From a region of the Globicephala melas chromosome 19, mGloMel1.2, whole genome shotgun sequence genome:
- the TRPM4 gene encoding transient receptor potential cation channel subfamily M member 4 isoform X6, whose protein sequence is MRGAWIVTGGLHKGIGRHVGVAVRDHQTARTGGNKVVAMGVAPWGVVRNRDTLINPKGSFPARYRWRGDPEDGVQFALDYNYSAFLLVDDGTHGRLGGENRFRLGFESYLAQQKTGVGGTGIDIPVLLLLIDGDEKMLKRIEKATQAQLPCLLVAGSGGAADCLAEIYTLAPGSGGGRRCEAQDLIKRFFPKGDPEVLQAQVERIMSRKELLTVYSTDDGPEEFETIVLKALVKACGTSEASAYLDELRLAVAWNRVDIAQSELFRGDIQWRSFHLEASLMDALLNDRPEFVRLLISHGLSLGHFLTPTRLAQLYNAAPPNSLIHSLLDQVSHSTGNKGPVSEPSAEPQPPKVGQVLRMLLGKSCAPTFPAGGTHLGDGSMENSFLPWDKATSEFLLEAVPEQAPWSDLLLWALLLNRAQMAVYFWEMGSSSVASALGACLLLRVLGRLEAETEEAARRKDLAAKFEGLGVDLFGKCYRSSEERAAHLLLWRCPLWGDATCLHLAMQADARAFFAQDGVQSLLTQKWWGEMDSTTPIWALVLAFFCPPLIYTNLITFRKPDEEPMQKDLAFDMDRGISGEGPGEPTDPNEKMPLRVLRPPSRRSCCGGCRLRRWPQFWGAPVTSFMGNVVSYLLFLLLFTHVLLIDFQPEKPSALELLLYFWAFTLLCEELRQGLGDSLGSLAMGAPRTDSHQAPLRRRLHLYLSDAWNQCDMVALTCFLMGVGCRLTAGLYDLGRTVLCLDFMIFTLRLLHIFTVNKHLGPKIVIVNKMMKDVFFFLFFLGVWLVAYGVATEGLLRPQDRNLSNILRRVFYRPYLQIFGQIPQEDIDASLMKPDNCSSEKGIWARPSGTQAGSCVSIYANWLVVVLLIIFLLVANILLVNLLIAMFSYTFGKVQANSDLYWKAQRYSLIREFHSRPALAPPLIVISHVCLLIRRLRRLRTSLPPSAAVEHFRVHLSKEAERKLLTWESVQKESFLLERARDKRESDSESLKRTSQKVDTALQQLRQIREHEQRLKGLEQEVLPVPQVQYCSRVLGWVAEALSRSALLPPGGPPPPASPGPKDSALLVDFKEELP, encoded by the exons GGGCCTGGATTGTCACCGGAGGGCTGCACAAGGGCATTGGACGGCATGTGGGTGTGGCAGTGCGGGACCACCAGACAGCCAGGACTGGGGGCAACAAGGTGGTGGCCATGGGCGTGGCCCCCTGGGGTGTGGTTCGGAATAGAGACACCCTCATCAACCCCAAG GGCTCGTTTCCTGCAAGGTACCGGTGGCGCGGTGACCCCGAGGATGGGGTCCAGTTTGCTCTCGACTACAACTATTCGGCCTTCCTTCTGGTGGACGACGGCACCCACGGCCGCCTGGGCGGCGAGAACCGCTTCCGCTTGGGCTTCGAGTCCTACCTTGCCCAACAGAAGACGGGCGTGGGAG GGACTGGAATTGACATCCCTGTCCTCCTTCTCTTGATTGATGGTGATGAAAAGATGTTGAAG CGGATAGAGAAGGCCACCCAGGCTCAGCTCCCCTGCCTCCTGGTGGCCGGGTCTGGGGGAGCTGCAGACTGCCTGGCAGAGATCTACACTCTGGCTCCAGGGAGTGGAGGAGGCAGGCGATGTGAAGCCCAAGATCTGATTAAACGTTTCTTCCCCAAAGGGGACCCTGAGGTCCTACAGGCCCAG GTGGAGAGGATCATGAGTCGGAAGGAGCTGCTGACAGTCTATTCAACTGATGATGGCCCTGAGGAATTTGAGACCATTGTTTTGAAGGCCCTTGTCAAGG CCTGTGGGACCTCTGAAGCCTCAGCTTACCTGGATGAGTTGCGTTTGGCTGTGGCTTGGAACCGTGTGGACATTGCCCAGAGTGAACTCTTCCGGGGGGATATCCAGTGGCGG TCTTTCCACCTGGAAGCCTCCCTCATGGACGCCCTTCTGAATGACCGGCCAGAGTTCGTGCGCTTGCTCATCTCCCATGGCCTTAGCCTGGGCCACTTCCTGACCCCTACGCGCCTGGCCCAGCTCTACAACGCAGCGCCCCCGAACTCACTTATCCACAGCCTTTTGGACCAGGTGTCCCACAGCACAGGCAACAAAGGCCCAGTCTCTGAACCCTCTGCGGAGCCACAACCCCCTAAGGTGGGGCAGGTGCTGCGGATGCTGCTGGGGAAGTCGTGCGCGCCGACGTTCCCCGCCGGGGGCACCCACCTGGGCGATGGCAGCATGGAAAAT TCGTTTCTGCCGTGGGACAAGGCCACCTCAGAATTTCTGCTGGAAGCCGTCCCCGAGCAGGCACCCTGGAGTGACCTGCTCCTCTGGGCACTGCTGCTCAACAGGGCTCAGATGGCCGTGTACTTCTGGGAGATG ggTTCCAGTTCTGTGGCCTCAGCTCTTGGGGCCTGTTTGTTGCTGCGAGTGCTGGGGCGCCTGGAGGCTGAGACTGAGGAGGCAGCACGGAGGAAGGACCTGGCAGCCAAGTTTGAGGGGCTGGGTGTTG ACCTCTTTGGAAAATGCTACCGCAGCAGCGAGGAACGGGCTGCTCACCTGCTCCTCTGGCGCTGCCCACTCTGGGGGGATGCCACCTGCCTCCACCTTGCCATGCAGGCTGACGCCCGTGCCTTCTTTGCCCAGGATGGGGTACAG TCTCTGCTGACACAGAAGTGGTGGGGGGAGATGGACAGCACCACACCCATCTGGGCCCTGGTTCTCGCCTTCTTTTGCCCCCCACTCATCTACACCAACCTCATCACCTTCAG GAAGCCAGATGAGGAGCCCATGCAGAAGGACCTGGCATTTGACATGGACAGGGGCATCAGTGGGGAAGGGCCTGGCGA gCCCACAGACCCTAATGAGAAGATGCCCTTGAGGGTGTTGAGGCCGCCCAGCCGCAGGAGCTGCTGTGGGGGGTGCCGCCTGCGCCGCTGGCCCCAGTTCTGGGGAGCACCGGTGACTTCCTTCATGGGCAACGTGGTCAGCTACCTCCTCTTCCTGCTGCTCTTCACCCACGTGCTGCTCATTGACTTCCAGCCCGAGAAACCCAGCGCTCTGGAGCTACTGCTCTACTTCTGGGCCTTCACCCTGCTCTGTGAGGAGTTACGCCAGGGGCTGGGTGACAGCTTGGGCAGCCTGGCCATGGGGGCCCCCAGGACAGACTCCCACCAGGCCCCACTGCGCCGCCGCCTGCACCTCTACCTCTCAGACGCCTGGAACCAGTGCGACATGGTGGCCCTGACCTGCTTCCTCATGGGCGTGGGCTGCCG GCTGACCGCAGGACTGTATGACCTGGGCCGTACTGTCCTCTGCCTCGACTTCATGATCTTCACGCTGAGGCTGCTGCACATCTTCACAGTCAACAAACATCTGGGGCCCAAGATCGTCATCGTGAACAAGATG ATGAAGGACgtgttcttcttcctcttcttccttggcGTGTGGCTGGTTGCCTATGGGGTGGCCACGGAGGGGCTCCTTAGGCCCCAGGACCGTAACCTCTCGAATATCCTGCGCCGGGTCTTCTACCGGCCCTACCTGCAGATCTTTGGGCAGATCCCCCAGGAGGACATAGACG CGAGCCTCATGAAGCCCGACAACTGTTCATCGGAGAAGGGCATATGGGCGCGCCcctcagggacccaggcaggcTCCTGCGTCTCGATTTATGCCAACTGGCTGGTGGTGGTCCTCCTCATCATCTTCCTGCTCGTGGCCAACATCCTGCTGGTCAATTTGCTCATCGCGATGTTCAG CTATACCTTCGGCAAAGTACAGGCCAACAGCGACCTCTACTGGAAGGCGCAGCGCTACAGCCTCATCCGGGAATTTCACTCTCGGCCCGCACTGGCCCCGCCTCTCATCGTCATCTCGCACGTGTGCTTACTCATCCGTCGATTGCGCAGGCTCCGGACCAGCTTGCCACCTTCCGCAGCCGTCGAGCATTTTC GGGTCCACCTCTCGAAGGAAGCGGAGCGGAAGCTGTTGACGTGGGAGTCAGTGCAAAAGGAGAGTTTCCTGCTGGAGCGAGCTCGGGACAAGCGGGAGAGCGACTCTGAAAGTCTGAAGCGCACGTCGCAGAA GGTGGACACAGCACTGCAGCAGCTGAGACAGATCCGCGAGCACGAGCAGCGTCTGAAAGGACTGGAACAGGAG GTCCTCCCTGTTCCCCAGGTCCAGTACTGTAGCCGTGTCCTGGGCTGGGTAGCCGAGGCCCTGAGCCGCTCTGCATTACTTCCCCCAGGGGGGCCGCCGCCCCCAGCCTCACCTGGGCCTAAAG aCTCAGCCCTGCTGGTGGACTTCAAAGAGGAGCTGCCATAG
- the TRPM4 gene encoding transient receptor potential cation channel subfamily M member 4 isoform X1, translating into MVGAEKEQSWIPKIFKKKTCTTFIVDPTDAGGTLCQCGQPRCAHPSVAVEDAFGAAVVTVWDSDLHTTEKPTDAFGDLDFLGAGRKASNFLRLSDRTDPATVYNLVTNIWGFQAPNLVVSVLGGSGGPTLQTWLQDLLRRGLVRAAQNTGAWIVTGGLHKGIGRHVGVAVRDHQTARTGGNKVVAMGVAPWGVVRNRDTLINPKGSFPARYRWRGDPEDGVQFALDYNYSAFLLVDDGTHGRLGGENRFRLGFESYLAQQKTGVGGTGIDIPVLLLLIDGDEKMLKRIEKATQAQLPCLLVAGSGGAADCLAEIYTLAPGSGGGRRCEAQDLIKRFFPKGDPEVLQAQVERIMSRKELLTVYSTDDGPEEFETIVLKALVKACGTSEASAYLDELRLAVAWNRVDIAQSELFRGDIQWRSFHLEASLMDALLNDRPEFVRLLISHGLSLGHFLTPTRLAQLYNAAPPNSLIHSLLDQVSHSTGNKGPVSEPSAEPQPPKVGQVLRMLLGKSCAPTFPAGGTHLGDGSMENSFLPWDKATSEFLLEAVPEQAPWSDLLLWALLLNRAQMAVYFWEMGSSSVASALGACLLLRVLGRLEAETEEAARRKDLAAKFEGLGVDLFGKCYRSSEERAAHLLLWRCPLWGDATCLHLAMQADARAFFAQDGVQSLLTQKWWGEMDSTTPIWALVLAFFCPPLIYTNLITFRKPDEEPMQKDLAFDMDRGISGEGPGEPTDPNEKMPLRVLRPPSRRSCCGGCRLRRWPQFWGAPVTSFMGNVVSYLLFLLLFTHVLLIDFQPEKPSALELLLYFWAFTLLCEELRQGLGDSLGSLAMGAPRTDSHQAPLRRRLHLYLSDAWNQCDMVALTCFLMGVGCRLTAGLYDLGRTVLCLDFMIFTLRLLHIFTVNKHLGPKIVIVNKMMKDVFFFLFFLGVWLVAYGVATEGLLRPQDRNLSNILRRVFYRPYLQIFGQIPQEDIDASLMKPDNCSSEKGIWARPSGTQAGSCVSIYANWLVVVLLIIFLLVANILLVNLLIAMFSYTFGKVQANSDLYWKAQRYSLIREFHSRPALAPPLIVISHVCLLIRRLRRLRTSLPPSAAVEHFRVHLSKEAERKLLTWESVQKESFLLERARDKRESDSESLKRTSQKVDTALQQLRQIREHEQRLKGLEQEVLPVPQVQYCSRVLGWVAEALSRSALLPPGGPPPPASPGPKDSALLVDFKEELP; encoded by the exons gGGGACCTTGTGCCAGTGTGGGCAACCCCGGTGTGCCCACCCATCAGTGGCTGTGGAGGATGCATTCGGGGCAGCCGTGGTGACCGTATGGGACAGTGACTTGCACACCACGGAGAAGCCCACAGATGCCTTCGGAGACCTGGACTTCCTGGGTGCCGGCCGCAAGGCCAGCAAT TTCCTCCGGCTCTCTGACCGCACGGATCCAGCTACAGTTTATAATCTGGTCACAAACATATGGGGCTTCCAGGCCCCGAACCTGGTGGTGTCAGTGCTGGGGGGGTCGGGGGGCCCCACCCTCCAGACTTGGCTGCAGGACCTGCTGCGACGCGGGCTGGTGCGGGCTGCCCAGAACACAG GGGCCTGGATTGTCACCGGAGGGCTGCACAAGGGCATTGGACGGCATGTGGGTGTGGCAGTGCGGGACCACCAGACAGCCAGGACTGGGGGCAACAAGGTGGTGGCCATGGGCGTGGCCCCCTGGGGTGTGGTTCGGAATAGAGACACCCTCATCAACCCCAAG GGCTCGTTTCCTGCAAGGTACCGGTGGCGCGGTGACCCCGAGGATGGGGTCCAGTTTGCTCTCGACTACAACTATTCGGCCTTCCTTCTGGTGGACGACGGCACCCACGGCCGCCTGGGCGGCGAGAACCGCTTCCGCTTGGGCTTCGAGTCCTACCTTGCCCAACAGAAGACGGGCGTGGGAG GGACTGGAATTGACATCCCTGTCCTCCTTCTCTTGATTGATGGTGATGAAAAGATGTTGAAG CGGATAGAGAAGGCCACCCAGGCTCAGCTCCCCTGCCTCCTGGTGGCCGGGTCTGGGGGAGCTGCAGACTGCCTGGCAGAGATCTACACTCTGGCTCCAGGGAGTGGAGGAGGCAGGCGATGTGAAGCCCAAGATCTGATTAAACGTTTCTTCCCCAAAGGGGACCCTGAGGTCCTACAGGCCCAG GTGGAGAGGATCATGAGTCGGAAGGAGCTGCTGACAGTCTATTCAACTGATGATGGCCCTGAGGAATTTGAGACCATTGTTTTGAAGGCCCTTGTCAAGG CCTGTGGGACCTCTGAAGCCTCAGCTTACCTGGATGAGTTGCGTTTGGCTGTGGCTTGGAACCGTGTGGACATTGCCCAGAGTGAACTCTTCCGGGGGGATATCCAGTGGCGG TCTTTCCACCTGGAAGCCTCCCTCATGGACGCCCTTCTGAATGACCGGCCAGAGTTCGTGCGCTTGCTCATCTCCCATGGCCTTAGCCTGGGCCACTTCCTGACCCCTACGCGCCTGGCCCAGCTCTACAACGCAGCGCCCCCGAACTCACTTATCCACAGCCTTTTGGACCAGGTGTCCCACAGCACAGGCAACAAAGGCCCAGTCTCTGAACCCTCTGCGGAGCCACAACCCCCTAAGGTGGGGCAGGTGCTGCGGATGCTGCTGGGGAAGTCGTGCGCGCCGACGTTCCCCGCCGGGGGCACCCACCTGGGCGATGGCAGCATGGAAAAT TCGTTTCTGCCGTGGGACAAGGCCACCTCAGAATTTCTGCTGGAAGCCGTCCCCGAGCAGGCACCCTGGAGTGACCTGCTCCTCTGGGCACTGCTGCTCAACAGGGCTCAGATGGCCGTGTACTTCTGGGAGATG ggTTCCAGTTCTGTGGCCTCAGCTCTTGGGGCCTGTTTGTTGCTGCGAGTGCTGGGGCGCCTGGAGGCTGAGACTGAGGAGGCAGCACGGAGGAAGGACCTGGCAGCCAAGTTTGAGGGGCTGGGTGTTG ACCTCTTTGGAAAATGCTACCGCAGCAGCGAGGAACGGGCTGCTCACCTGCTCCTCTGGCGCTGCCCACTCTGGGGGGATGCCACCTGCCTCCACCTTGCCATGCAGGCTGACGCCCGTGCCTTCTTTGCCCAGGATGGGGTACAG TCTCTGCTGACACAGAAGTGGTGGGGGGAGATGGACAGCACCACACCCATCTGGGCCCTGGTTCTCGCCTTCTTTTGCCCCCCACTCATCTACACCAACCTCATCACCTTCAG GAAGCCAGATGAGGAGCCCATGCAGAAGGACCTGGCATTTGACATGGACAGGGGCATCAGTGGGGAAGGGCCTGGCGA gCCCACAGACCCTAATGAGAAGATGCCCTTGAGGGTGTTGAGGCCGCCCAGCCGCAGGAGCTGCTGTGGGGGGTGCCGCCTGCGCCGCTGGCCCCAGTTCTGGGGAGCACCGGTGACTTCCTTCATGGGCAACGTGGTCAGCTACCTCCTCTTCCTGCTGCTCTTCACCCACGTGCTGCTCATTGACTTCCAGCCCGAGAAACCCAGCGCTCTGGAGCTACTGCTCTACTTCTGGGCCTTCACCCTGCTCTGTGAGGAGTTACGCCAGGGGCTGGGTGACAGCTTGGGCAGCCTGGCCATGGGGGCCCCCAGGACAGACTCCCACCAGGCCCCACTGCGCCGCCGCCTGCACCTCTACCTCTCAGACGCCTGGAACCAGTGCGACATGGTGGCCCTGACCTGCTTCCTCATGGGCGTGGGCTGCCG GCTGACCGCAGGACTGTATGACCTGGGCCGTACTGTCCTCTGCCTCGACTTCATGATCTTCACGCTGAGGCTGCTGCACATCTTCACAGTCAACAAACATCTGGGGCCCAAGATCGTCATCGTGAACAAGATG ATGAAGGACgtgttcttcttcctcttcttccttggcGTGTGGCTGGTTGCCTATGGGGTGGCCACGGAGGGGCTCCTTAGGCCCCAGGACCGTAACCTCTCGAATATCCTGCGCCGGGTCTTCTACCGGCCCTACCTGCAGATCTTTGGGCAGATCCCCCAGGAGGACATAGACG CGAGCCTCATGAAGCCCGACAACTGTTCATCGGAGAAGGGCATATGGGCGCGCCcctcagggacccaggcaggcTCCTGCGTCTCGATTTATGCCAACTGGCTGGTGGTGGTCCTCCTCATCATCTTCCTGCTCGTGGCCAACATCCTGCTGGTCAATTTGCTCATCGCGATGTTCAG CTATACCTTCGGCAAAGTACAGGCCAACAGCGACCTCTACTGGAAGGCGCAGCGCTACAGCCTCATCCGGGAATTTCACTCTCGGCCCGCACTGGCCCCGCCTCTCATCGTCATCTCGCACGTGTGCTTACTCATCCGTCGATTGCGCAGGCTCCGGACCAGCTTGCCACCTTCCGCAGCCGTCGAGCATTTTC GGGTCCACCTCTCGAAGGAAGCGGAGCGGAAGCTGTTGACGTGGGAGTCAGTGCAAAAGGAGAGTTTCCTGCTGGAGCGAGCTCGGGACAAGCGGGAGAGCGACTCTGAAAGTCTGAAGCGCACGTCGCAGAA GGTGGACACAGCACTGCAGCAGCTGAGACAGATCCGCGAGCACGAGCAGCGTCTGAAAGGACTGGAACAGGAG GTCCTCCCTGTTCCCCAGGTCCAGTACTGTAGCCGTGTCCTGGGCTGGGTAGCCGAGGCCCTGAGCCGCTCTGCATTACTTCCCCCAGGGGGGCCGCCGCCCCCAGCCTCACCTGGGCCTAAAG aCTCAGCCCTGCTGGTGGACTTCAAAGAGGAGCTGCCATAG
- the TRPM4 gene encoding transient receptor potential cation channel subfamily M member 4 isoform X2 yields MVGAEKEQSWIPKIFKKKTCTTFIVDPTDAGGTLCQCGQPRCAHPSVAVEDAFGAAVVTVWDSDLHTTEKPTDAFGDLDFLGAGRKASNFLRLSDRTDPATVYNLVTNIWGFQAPNLVVSVLGGSGGPTLQTWLQDLLRRGLVRAAQNTGAWIVTGGLHKGIGRHVGVAVRDHQTARTGGNKVVAMGVAPWGVVRNRDTLINPKGSFPARYRWRGDPEDGVQFALDYNYSAFLLVDDGTHGRLGGENRFRLGFESYLAQQKTGVGGTGIDIPVLLLLIDGDEKMLKRIEKATQAQLPCLLVAGSGGAADCLAEIYTLAPGSGGGRRCEAQDLIKRFFPKGDPEVLQAQVERIMSRKELLTVYSTDDGPEEFETIVLKALVKACGTSEASAYLDELRLAVAWNRVDIAQSELFRGDIQWRSFHLEASLMDALLNDRPEFVRLLISHGLSLGHFLTPTRLAQLYNAAPPNSLIHSLLDQVSHSTGNKGPVSEPSAEPQPPKVGQVLRMLLGKSCAPTFPAGGTHLGDGSMENSFLPWDKATSEFLLEAVPEQAPWSDLLLWALLLNRAQMAVYFWEMGSSSVASALGACLLLRVLGRLEAETEEAARRKDLAAKFEGLGVDLFGKCYRSSEERAAHLLLWRCPLWGDATCLHLAMQADARAFFAQDGVQSLLTQKWWGEMDSTTPIWALVLAFFCPPLIYTNLITFRKPDEEPMQKDLAFDMDRGISGEGPGEPTDPNEKMPLRVLRPPSRRSCCGGCRLRRWPQFWGAPVTSFMGNVVSYLLFLLLFTHVLLIDFQPEKPSALELLLYFWAFTLLCEELRQGLGDSLGSLAMGAPRTDSHQAPLRRRLHLYLSDAWNQCDMVALTCFLMGVGCRLTAGLYDLGRTVLCLDFMIFTLRLLHIFTVNKHLGPKIVIVNKMMKDVFFFLFFLGVWLVAYGVATEGLLRPQDRNLSNILRRVFYRPYLQIFGQIPQEDIDASLMKPDNCSSEKGIWARPSGTQAGSCVSIYANWLVVVLLIIFLLVANILLVNLLIAMFSYTFGKVQANSDLYWKAQRYSLIREFHSRPALAPPLIVISHVCLLIRRLRRLRTSLPPSAAVEHFRVHLSKEAERKLLTWESVQKESFLLERARDKRESDSESLKRTSQKVDTALQQLRQIREHEQRLKGLEQEVQYCSRVLGWVAEALSRSALLPPGGPPPPASPGPKDSALLVDFKEELP; encoded by the exons gGGGACCTTGTGCCAGTGTGGGCAACCCCGGTGTGCCCACCCATCAGTGGCTGTGGAGGATGCATTCGGGGCAGCCGTGGTGACCGTATGGGACAGTGACTTGCACACCACGGAGAAGCCCACAGATGCCTTCGGAGACCTGGACTTCCTGGGTGCCGGCCGCAAGGCCAGCAAT TTCCTCCGGCTCTCTGACCGCACGGATCCAGCTACAGTTTATAATCTGGTCACAAACATATGGGGCTTCCAGGCCCCGAACCTGGTGGTGTCAGTGCTGGGGGGGTCGGGGGGCCCCACCCTCCAGACTTGGCTGCAGGACCTGCTGCGACGCGGGCTGGTGCGGGCTGCCCAGAACACAG GGGCCTGGATTGTCACCGGAGGGCTGCACAAGGGCATTGGACGGCATGTGGGTGTGGCAGTGCGGGACCACCAGACAGCCAGGACTGGGGGCAACAAGGTGGTGGCCATGGGCGTGGCCCCCTGGGGTGTGGTTCGGAATAGAGACACCCTCATCAACCCCAAG GGCTCGTTTCCTGCAAGGTACCGGTGGCGCGGTGACCCCGAGGATGGGGTCCAGTTTGCTCTCGACTACAACTATTCGGCCTTCCTTCTGGTGGACGACGGCACCCACGGCCGCCTGGGCGGCGAGAACCGCTTCCGCTTGGGCTTCGAGTCCTACCTTGCCCAACAGAAGACGGGCGTGGGAG GGACTGGAATTGACATCCCTGTCCTCCTTCTCTTGATTGATGGTGATGAAAAGATGTTGAAG CGGATAGAGAAGGCCACCCAGGCTCAGCTCCCCTGCCTCCTGGTGGCCGGGTCTGGGGGAGCTGCAGACTGCCTGGCAGAGATCTACACTCTGGCTCCAGGGAGTGGAGGAGGCAGGCGATGTGAAGCCCAAGATCTGATTAAACGTTTCTTCCCCAAAGGGGACCCTGAGGTCCTACAGGCCCAG GTGGAGAGGATCATGAGTCGGAAGGAGCTGCTGACAGTCTATTCAACTGATGATGGCCCTGAGGAATTTGAGACCATTGTTTTGAAGGCCCTTGTCAAGG CCTGTGGGACCTCTGAAGCCTCAGCTTACCTGGATGAGTTGCGTTTGGCTGTGGCTTGGAACCGTGTGGACATTGCCCAGAGTGAACTCTTCCGGGGGGATATCCAGTGGCGG TCTTTCCACCTGGAAGCCTCCCTCATGGACGCCCTTCTGAATGACCGGCCAGAGTTCGTGCGCTTGCTCATCTCCCATGGCCTTAGCCTGGGCCACTTCCTGACCCCTACGCGCCTGGCCCAGCTCTACAACGCAGCGCCCCCGAACTCACTTATCCACAGCCTTTTGGACCAGGTGTCCCACAGCACAGGCAACAAAGGCCCAGTCTCTGAACCCTCTGCGGAGCCACAACCCCCTAAGGTGGGGCAGGTGCTGCGGATGCTGCTGGGGAAGTCGTGCGCGCCGACGTTCCCCGCCGGGGGCACCCACCTGGGCGATGGCAGCATGGAAAAT TCGTTTCTGCCGTGGGACAAGGCCACCTCAGAATTTCTGCTGGAAGCCGTCCCCGAGCAGGCACCCTGGAGTGACCTGCTCCTCTGGGCACTGCTGCTCAACAGGGCTCAGATGGCCGTGTACTTCTGGGAGATG ggTTCCAGTTCTGTGGCCTCAGCTCTTGGGGCCTGTTTGTTGCTGCGAGTGCTGGGGCGCCTGGAGGCTGAGACTGAGGAGGCAGCACGGAGGAAGGACCTGGCAGCCAAGTTTGAGGGGCTGGGTGTTG ACCTCTTTGGAAAATGCTACCGCAGCAGCGAGGAACGGGCTGCTCACCTGCTCCTCTGGCGCTGCCCACTCTGGGGGGATGCCACCTGCCTCCACCTTGCCATGCAGGCTGACGCCCGTGCCTTCTTTGCCCAGGATGGGGTACAG TCTCTGCTGACACAGAAGTGGTGGGGGGAGATGGACAGCACCACACCCATCTGGGCCCTGGTTCTCGCCTTCTTTTGCCCCCCACTCATCTACACCAACCTCATCACCTTCAG GAAGCCAGATGAGGAGCCCATGCAGAAGGACCTGGCATTTGACATGGACAGGGGCATCAGTGGGGAAGGGCCTGGCGA gCCCACAGACCCTAATGAGAAGATGCCCTTGAGGGTGTTGAGGCCGCCCAGCCGCAGGAGCTGCTGTGGGGGGTGCCGCCTGCGCCGCTGGCCCCAGTTCTGGGGAGCACCGGTGACTTCCTTCATGGGCAACGTGGTCAGCTACCTCCTCTTCCTGCTGCTCTTCACCCACGTGCTGCTCATTGACTTCCAGCCCGAGAAACCCAGCGCTCTGGAGCTACTGCTCTACTTCTGGGCCTTCACCCTGCTCTGTGAGGAGTTACGCCAGGGGCTGGGTGACAGCTTGGGCAGCCTGGCCATGGGGGCCCCCAGGACAGACTCCCACCAGGCCCCACTGCGCCGCCGCCTGCACCTCTACCTCTCAGACGCCTGGAACCAGTGCGACATGGTGGCCCTGACCTGCTTCCTCATGGGCGTGGGCTGCCG GCTGACCGCAGGACTGTATGACCTGGGCCGTACTGTCCTCTGCCTCGACTTCATGATCTTCACGCTGAGGCTGCTGCACATCTTCACAGTCAACAAACATCTGGGGCCCAAGATCGTCATCGTGAACAAGATG ATGAAGGACgtgttcttcttcctcttcttccttggcGTGTGGCTGGTTGCCTATGGGGTGGCCACGGAGGGGCTCCTTAGGCCCCAGGACCGTAACCTCTCGAATATCCTGCGCCGGGTCTTCTACCGGCCCTACCTGCAGATCTTTGGGCAGATCCCCCAGGAGGACATAGACG CGAGCCTCATGAAGCCCGACAACTGTTCATCGGAGAAGGGCATATGGGCGCGCCcctcagggacccaggcaggcTCCTGCGTCTCGATTTATGCCAACTGGCTGGTGGTGGTCCTCCTCATCATCTTCCTGCTCGTGGCCAACATCCTGCTGGTCAATTTGCTCATCGCGATGTTCAG CTATACCTTCGGCAAAGTACAGGCCAACAGCGACCTCTACTGGAAGGCGCAGCGCTACAGCCTCATCCGGGAATTTCACTCTCGGCCCGCACTGGCCCCGCCTCTCATCGTCATCTCGCACGTGTGCTTACTCATCCGTCGATTGCGCAGGCTCCGGACCAGCTTGCCACCTTCCGCAGCCGTCGAGCATTTTC GGGTCCACCTCTCGAAGGAAGCGGAGCGGAAGCTGTTGACGTGGGAGTCAGTGCAAAAGGAGAGTTTCCTGCTGGAGCGAGCTCGGGACAAGCGGGAGAGCGACTCTGAAAGTCTGAAGCGCACGTCGCAGAA GGTGGACACAGCACTGCAGCAGCTGAGACAGATCCGCGAGCACGAGCAGCGTCTGAAAGGACTGGAACAGGAG GTCCAGTACTGTAGCCGTGTCCTGGGCTGGGTAGCCGAGGCCCTGAGCCGCTCTGCATTACTTCCCCCAGGGGGGCCGCCGCCCCCAGCCTCACCTGGGCCTAAAG aCTCAGCCCTGCTGGTGGACTTCAAAGAGGAGCTGCCATAG